One Brassica napus cultivar Da-Ae chromosome A1, Da-Ae, whole genome shotgun sequence genomic region harbors:
- the LOC106438353 gene encoding dolichyl-diphosphooligosaccharide--protein glycosyltransferase subunit 2: MMAGGLARFVVLILAAAICGAASVFQPISDSHRSAALDVFVPVDGSYKSLEEAYEALKTLEILGIDKKSDLSSATCENVVKVLASPSSSTLKDVFYALSVNGILKCKSGEDVPKDIVSKLQTGVKDAKLLLDFYYSVRGLVLVKEQFSGTDISLGDAETVFRSIKALSQSDGRWRYSSNNPESSTFAAGLAFETLAGVISLAPSEIDNSLIQTLKTSITKLFDSIQKYDDGTFYFDESEGPISTTASVIRGLKSFAASESTGLNLPGDKIVGLAKFFLGVGIPGDAKDFFNQIDALACLEDNRFSVPLILSLPSTVISLTKKEPLKVKVSTVFGSKAPALSVKLAQALSSGSKGSSVINNQELKFDAESATYFLESFPKNFDVGKYTFVFEILVDESANEKVYITEAQTKVPISATGAITIENAEIAVLDSDVGSVESQKKLDLTKDEAVSLSANHLQKLRLSLQLTTPLGHVFKPHQAFLKLKHESQVEHIFLVKTSGKKSELVLDFLGLVEKLYYLSGKYEIQLTIGDASMENSLLSNIGHIELDLPERPEKAARPPLQPTDPYSRYVPKAEISHIFRVPEKLPAKQLSLVFLGLIVLPFIGFLIGLTRLGVNIKSFPSSVGAATSALLFHGGIGAVLLLYVLFWVKLDLFTTLKALSLLGVFLLFVGHRTLSHLAAASNKLKSA, encoded by the exons ATGATGGCCGGAGGTCTCGCTCGATTTGTAGTTTTGATTCTCGCCGCAGCAATTTGCGGTGCAGCTTCAGTGTTTCAGCCCATCTCAGACTCTCACCGATCCGCGGCTCTCGATGTCTTCGTACCAGTCGATGGATCCTACAAGAG CTTGGAGGAGGCATATGAAGCATTAAAGACTTTGGAGATTCTTGGGATTGATAAAAAGTCTGATCTGAGCTCGGCGACTTGTGAGAATGTTGTTAAAGTTCTTGCGTcgccttcttcttctactcttAAGGATGTATTCTATGCTTTGAGCGTTAATGGGATTCTCAAATGTAAGTCTGGAGAAGATGTTCCTAAG GATATTGTCTCTAAACTTCAAACTGGCGTTAAAGATGCTAAGTTATTGCTTGACTTTTACTATTCTGTCAGAGGCTTGGTGCTCGTTAAG GAGCAATTTTCTGGAACCGATATAAGTCTTGGAGATGCCGAAACCGTTTTCCGCTCGATTAAG GCTCTAAGCCAGAGTGATGGAAGGTGGCGGTACAGCTCCAACAATCCGGAATCAAGCACCTTTGCTGCTG GCTTAGCCTTCGAAACGCTTGCTGGAGTGATTTCATTAGCACCTTCAGAGATTGATAACTCCTTG ATCCAGACTTTGAAGACGAGTATCACGAAGCTTTTTGACAGTATTCAAAAATATG ACGATGGGACATTTTACTTCGATGAAAGTGAAGGCCCAATATCAACAACTGCATCAGTAATTAGAGGGCTCAAGTCATTTGCAGCTTCAGAATCCACAGGATTGAAC CTTCCAGGTGATAAGATAGTTGGTTTGGCCAAGTTCTTTCTTGGTGTTGGAATTCCTGGTGATGCCAAAGATTTCTTCAACCAAATAGATGCACTAGCTTGTTTGGAAGACAACAG GTTCTCCGTTCCACTCATCTTGTCTCTTCCATCTACTGTCATTTCGTTGACAAAGAAAGAACCTCTGAAG GTTAAAGTTAGCACTGTATTCGGTTCTAAGGCACCAGCTCTTAGTGTAAAGCTCGCACAAGCTCTAAGTTCTGGATCAAAGGGTTCTTCTGTAATTAACAACCAG GAGCTTAAGTTTGACGCTGAAAGTGCAACGTACTTCTTGGAATCCTTTCCTAAGAACTTTGATGTTGGAAAGTATACATTTGTATTTGAG ATTTTGGTAGATGAGTCGGCAAATGAAAAAGTATACATAACCGAAGCTCAAACAAAAGTGCCTATATCCGCCACAGGAGCTATTACCATTGAGAATGCAGAAATTGCTGTACTTGACAGTGACGTTGGGAGCGTTGAATCTCAGAAAAA GCTAGATTTAACTAAAGATGAAGCAGTATCATTATCAGCAAACCATCTCCAAAAGCTGCGCCTGTCATTACAGTTAACTACTCCACTTGGCCATGTGTTTAAGCCACACCAG GCATTTCTCAAGCTGAAACATGAGTCACAGGTCGAGCATATCTTTCTCGTGAAAACTTCTGGAAAGAAGTCTGAATTAGTTCTA GATTTTCTTGGATTGGTTGAGAAGCTTTACTACCTTTCTGGTAAATATGAGATCCAGCTAACTATTGGAGATGCTTCCATG GAGAACTCTTTATTGAGTAATATTGGCCACATCGAACTAGACCTACCAGAACGTCCAGAGAAGGCGGCTCGTCCTCCTCTCCAGCCTACTGATCCTTACTCAAGATATGTGCCAAAAGCTGAGATATCACACATCTTCAGGGTTCCAGAAAAGCTTCCCGCAAAGCAGCTTTCACTAGTTTTCTTGGGTCTTATAGTTCTCCCATTCATCGGCTTCTTGATAGGG CTTACACGGTTGGGAGTGAACATAAAGAGCTTCCCATCGTCTGTTGGGGCTGCAACATCGGCTTTACTTTTCCATGGCGGCATTGGAGCTGTTCTGCTTCTCTACGTGCTCTTCTGGGTGAAG TTGGATCTGTTCACGACTCTAAAGGCACTGTCTTTGCTGGGAGTGTTTCTGTTGTTCGTCGGACACAGAACACTGTCTCACCTCGCAGCAGCATCGAACAAGCTGAAATCTGCTTGA
- the BNAA01G11000D gene encoding uncharacterized protein BNAA01G11000D: MLTETPFRPREKLLEKQRLFQSIQRHTYLKGPMDKLTSVAIPLALAASSLYMIGTGIYNMSNGIGKKE, from the exons ATGTTGACGGAAACACCATTCAGGCCAAGAGAGAAGCTTCTGGAGAAGCAGAGGTTGTTCCAGAGCATCCAGAGGCACACTTACCTCAAAGGACCCATGGACAAGCTCACCTCCGTTGCCATTCCTCTTGCCTTGGCTGCCTCTTCTCTCTACATGATT GGAACAGGAATCTACAACATGTCCAATGGAATCGGGAAGAAGGAATAA
- the LOC106438404 gene encoding uncharacterized protein LOC106438404: MIRFTRTKPILDSLRLSHDLLQKCHASGTPKGKSKLKTIQALKRHKATTKRGGSGGEDASKGKGAISDHCINPPHPVRYLRPKERDREAQREKLGLISKARQREIDIQKKLGPLTTARATDEEPMRIGVAGLDYVALGIFTEEELPKYKVTVEDGKRLAKEYSRVLMREHREKRVAEIGLMKMRKAALEALPEELKKAALERDATTPFPVIRGAATVLPPVEGYLERIMNAANKKSSSKEKLR; this comes from the coding sequence ATGATCCGATTCACAAGAACAAAACCTATACTCGACTCACTGAGACTGAGTCACGACCTCCTCCAGAAATGCCACGCGAGCGGAACCCCCAAGGGAAAATCCAAACTCAAAACAATCCAAGCCTTGAAGCGCCACAAAGCCACCACCAAAAGAGGCGGAAGCGGTGGAGAGGATGCGAGTAAAGGAAAAGGAGCAATCTCCGATCACTGCATAAACCCACCTCACCCCGTTCGCTACCTCAGACCCAAGGAGAGAGACCGAGAGGCCCAGCGAGAGAAGCTCGGCCTGATCAGCAAAGCGAGGCAACGAGAGATCGATATCCAGAAAAAGCTCGGACCTTTAACCACGGCGAGAGCCACCGACGAGGAGCCGATGAGGATCGGGGTCGCGGGGTTGGATTACGTCGCGTTGGGGATTTTCACGGAGGAGGAGTTGCCGAAGTACAAGGTGACGGTGGAGGACGGGAAGAGGCTGGCGAAGGAGTACAGCAGAGTGCTTATGAGGGAGCATAGGGAGAAGCGTGTGGCGGAGATTGGTCTGATGAAGATGAGGAAGGCTGCGTTGGAGGCGTTGCCGGAGGAGCTGAAGAAGGCGGCTTTGGAGCGTGATGCGACGACGCCGTTTCCGGTGATTAGGGGAGCGGCTACGGTGTTGCCTCCTGTTGAAGGGTATTTGGAGAGGATTATGAATGCGGCTAATAAGAAGAGCTCGAGTAAAGAGAAGCTGAGATGA
- the LOC125578001 gene encoding berberine bridge enzyme-like 22 — MRDLALCLILFFLAKRVSSVPTKEQFENCLSTISKNPRNLTNYTSDSRIITASSNSPSPDSSFLNLNFTSLKPILTLKPKFESEIKKAILCSKKLGVQVRTLSGGHDYEGLSYLSLTPFIIINLVNLRTITINLTEETAWIQSGATLGELYYKIAKTSKVHAFAAGTCPSVGVGGHFSGGGLGAMMRKHGLASDSVVDARLMDVNGRILNRRTMGEDVFWALRGGGAASFGVVLSWKVKLARVPEKVTCFISHSMGASMNKLVHRWQYIGAELDEDLFIRVIIDNTKGGGQRRVQTAFQALFLGGVDKLIPLMNQKFPELGLQAQDCKEMSWIESVMFFIWKSGQPLETLLNRDLRYEDLYIKAKSDFVQKPIPENVFEEVNKRFLEKETPLMILEPLGGKISEVSESESPYPHRRGNIYNIQYMVKWRVNTVEEMNKHVTWMRMLYDYMTPYVSSSPRGAYLNYRDLDLGNNTGSKTSFEDARVWGEKYYRGNFKKLGLVKGKIDPANFFRNEQSIPPLF, encoded by the coding sequence ATGAGAGACCTAGCTCTGTGTCTGATTCTATTCTTCTTAGCTAAACGTGTCAGTTCTGTTCCGACAAAAGAACAGTTTGAAAACTGCTTGTCAACAATCTCCAAAAACCCTAGAAATCTCACTAACTACACATCAGATTCCAGAATCATCACCGCCTCATCGAACTCTCCATCTCCAGACTCAAGCTTCCTCAACTTGAATTTCACAAGCCTGAAGCCGATCCTTACCCTCAAACCAAAATTCGAATCAGAAATCAAGAAAGCAATACTATGCAGCAAGAAACTTGGCGTCCAAGTAAGAACCCTAAGTGGTGGTCACGACTACGAAGGCCTCTCTTACCTCTCGCTAACACCATTCATAATCATCAACCTAGTTAACCTCCGTACCATCACCATCAACCTCACGGAAGAAACCGCATGGATCCAATCCGGAGCCACACTCGGCGAACTCTACTACAAAATCGCCAAAACCAGCAAGGTCCACGCCTTCGCCGCAGGGACATGTCCAAGTGTCGGAGTTGGTGGGCATTTCAGCGGCGGTGGACTCGGTGCAATGATGAGAAAACACGGTTTAGCGTCTGACAGCGTTGTGGACGCGCGTTTGATGGACGTAAACGGGAGAATCCTAAACAGGAGAACGATGGGAGAGGACGTGTTTTGGGCACTTAGAGGAGGTGGAGCAGCGAGTTTTGGTGTTGTGTTGTCATGGAAGGTTAAGCTCGCTAGGGTTCCTGAGAAGGTAACTTGCTTTATAAGTCATTCAATGGGAGCCAGCATGAACAAGCTTGTTCATCGGTGGCAGTACATAGGAGCAGAGCTAGACGAAGATCTCTTCATCAGAGTCATAATCGACAACACTAAAGGAGGAGGTCAAAGAAGAGTGCAAACTGCTTTCCAAGCTTTGTTTCTTGGTGGAGTCGATAAGTTGATTCCTCTGATGAACCAGAAGTTTCCTGAACTAGGATTACAAGCTCAAGACTGCAAAGAAATGAGCTGGATCGAATCGGTAATGTTCTTCATCTGGAAGTCAGGACAACCGTTAGAGACACTGCTCAACAGAGACCTAAGATACGAGGATCTTTACATCAAAGCAAAGTCCGACTTTGTTCAAAAACCAATTCCTGAAAACGTTTTTGAAGAAGTGAACAAAAGGTTTCTCGAGAAAGAGACTCCACTGATGATCCTAGAGCCATTGGGTGGGAAGATAAGCGAGGTATCAGAAAGTGAGTCTCCATATCCACACAGGAGAGGGAACATTTACAACATACAGTACATGGTGAAGTGGAGAGTGAACACAGTCGAGGAGATGAACAAGCATGTGACGTGGATGAGAATGCTTTACGATTACATGACTCCTTATGTCTCTTCATCGCCTAGAGGAGCTTATTTGAACTACAGAGATCTTGATTTGGGCAACAACACAGGAAGCAAGACGAGCTTTGAAGATGCTAGGGTATGGGGAGAGAAGTATTACAGAGGTAACTTCAAGAAGCTGGGTTTGGTTAAAGGGAAGATCGATCCAGCCAACTTCTTCAGGAACGAACAGAGTATTCCTCCTCTGTTTTGA
- the LOC106438361 gene encoding ADP-ribosylation factor GTPase-activating protein AGD12-like, with translation MSYSAAGQGKNSSGKRRISDLLTQSDNRVCADCSAPDPNWASANIGVFICLKCCGVHRSLGTHISKVLSVTLDEWSDDEVDSMIEIGGNASANSVYEAFIPDGVSKPGPDASHDQRMQFIRSKYEHQEFLKPSLRITSVKGSNSSSSQQPHLEGMVEFIGLLKVTLKKGTNLAVRDTRTSDSYVVLTLGQQTAKSTVMKSNLNPVWNEELMLSVPHDYGSVKLQVFDYDAFSGDDIMGEADIDIQPLITSAMAFGDPEMFGDMQIGKWLKSRDNALIEDSIINIADGKVKQEVHIKLQNVESGELELELEWLRQDHSLHKRI, from the exons ATGAGTTATTCTGCAGCCGGACAAGGAAAGAATAGCTCAG GTAAAAGGAGAATAAGTGATCTTTTAACTCAATCTGATAACCGAGTCTGCGCTGATTGTAGCGCTCCAGATCCTAACTGGGC GTCAGCAAATATCGGAGTGTTCATATGCTTGAAATGTTGCGGTGTGCACAGAAGCCTTGGTACTCATATCTCAAAG GTCTTATCTGTGACATTGGATGAATGGTCAGATGATGAAGTGGATTCAATGATTGAAATTGGAGGAAATGCCTCTGCAAATTCAGTTTACGAGGCATTTATACCTGATGGTGTCTCTAAGCCTGGACCTGATGCTAGTCATGACCAACGTATGCAGTTTATCAG GTCAAAATATGAACACCAAGAGTTTCTAAAACCAAGCTTGAGGATCACATCCGTGAAGGGAtcaaattcatcatcatcacaacaGCCG CATCTTGAAGGAATGGTTGAGTTTATTGGATTGTTGAAGGTGACTCTTAAAAAAGGAACCAATCTAGCTGTCCGAGATACGAGGACAAGCGATTCTTATGTTGTGTTGACTCTCGGACAACAG ACTGCAAAATCAACTGTAATGAAGAGCAACTTAAACCCGGTTTGGAACGAGGAACTCATGCTCTCTGTTCCTCATGACTATGGCTCAGTGAAGTTG CAAGTGTTTGATTATGACGCATTCTCTGGTGATGACATAATGGGAGAAGCTGACATTGATATCCAACCTCTGATCACATCCGCAATGGCTTTTGGAGACCCTGAAATGTTTGGAGATATGCAGATTGGTAAATGGCTTAAATCGCGCGACAATGCTCTTATAGAGGACAGCATCATCAACATTGCAGATGGGAAAGTGAAGCAAGAGGTTCACATCAAGCTTCAGAATGTCGAGTCTGGTGAATTAGAACTAGAACTTGAGTGGCTGCGTCAAGACCATTCATTGCATAAAAGAATCTAA
- the LOC106438412 gene encoding protein BUD31 homolog 1, translating to MPKIKTNRVKYPEGWELIEPTLRELDAKMREAEMDEHDGKRKCEALWPIFKLSHQRSRYVYDLYYRRKEISKELYEFCLDQGYADRNLIAKWKKSGYERLCCLRCIQPRDHNYGTTCVCRVPKHLREEKAIECVHCGCQGCASGD from the exons ATGCCGAAGATTAAGACCAACCGAGTCAAGTACCCAGAAGGGTGGGAGTTGATCGAGCCTACTCTTCGTGAGCTTGACGCCAAGATGAGAGAAG CTGAGATGGATGAACATGATGGCAAGAGAAAGTGTGAAGCTTTATGGCCAATCTTCAAACTCTCTCATCAGAGGAGTCGCTATGTCTATGACCTTTATTACCGCAGGAAGGAGATATCTAAAGAGCTCTATGAGTTCTGCTTGGACCAGGGCTATGCTGATCGTAACCTCATTGCCAAATGGAAGAAG TCAGGGTATGAGCGTTTATGCTGCTTGCGCTGCATACAGCCAAGAGACCACAACTATGGAACAACATGTGTATGTCGTGTTCCCAAACACTTGCGTGAAGAGAAAGCCATTGAATGCGTTCACTGCGGTTGTCAAGGATGCGCCAGTGGCGACTAA
- the LOC106440332 gene encoding pentatricopeptide repeat-containing protein At4g21170-like, producing MVLLHKSIGLFKRFSTSSASDWKTQLTLFRSATEISSILLQRRNWDTHLRYVKSKLPKATLTPPLFLHILRETRNSPKTALEFFDWAKTHLRFEPDLKSHCRVIEVAAESGLLERAEALLRPLVETNSVAILVGSMQRWFEGEEGSLSISLSLAIECYSLKGSYQNGLEVFSSMRRLRLSPSVNAYNSLLDSLVKEKRFRAALCLYNAMIRNGVVSDGFTYDLVAQVLCEHGKHKSVVKLMATGVESCKIYTNLVECYSRNGEFDEVFNVIREMDEKNLKLSFSSYGCVLDDVCRLGDAELIDKVLVLMVEKDDSIVNDQIIERLCDMGKTFASEMLFRRACDAGTVRDQTYGCVLKALSRNGRTKEAVDVYRLICRRGVSLLDESCYNEFANALCIDHDDSEEEHELLVDVIKRGFVPCTQKLSEVLAAMCRKRKWNQAEKLLDSVMEMEVYFDSFSCGLLMERYCRTGKLEKAMELHEKIKKIKGSLDVNAYNAVLDRLMMRQRTMVEEAVGVFEYMKEMYTMNSKSFAIMIHGLCRVKEMKKAMRYHDEMLKLGLKPDLASYKRLILGFK from the coding sequence ATGGTTCTTCTCCACAAAAGCATTGGACTCTTCAAACGATTCTCGACATCCTCTGCTTCCGACTGGAAAACCCAACTGACTCTGTTCCGATCAGCCACCGAGATCTCTTCGATCCTCTTACAACGACGCAACTGGGACACTCATCTCCGCTATGTCAAGTCCAAGCTCCCAAAAGCAACACTCACACCGCCTCTCTTCCTCCATATCCTCCGCGAGACTCGGAACTCTCCCAAAACCGCTCTCGAGTTCTTCGACTGGGCCAAAACCCATCTCCGGTTCGAACCCGATCTCAAGTCTCACTGTCGAGTCATCGAAGTTGCTGCTGAGTCAGGTCTGTTAGAACGAGCAGAAGCCCTCCTGCGTCCTCTCGTTGAAACGAACTCTGTGGCAATACTCGTGGGATCGATGCAACGTTGGTTTGAAGGTGAAGAAGGTTCACTCTCTATCTCACTTAGCTTAGCTATTGAGTGTTATTCCTTAAAGGGTAGTTACCAGAACGGCTTGGAAGTGTTTAGTTCGATGAGAAGGTTGAGACTTTCGCCTTCGGTTAACGCTTACAACTCTCTTCTTGATTCTCTCGTCAAAGAGAAACGCTTTAGAGCGGCTTTGTGTTTGTACAATGCAATGATTCGAAACGGTGTCGTCTCCGATGGGTTCACTTACGATTTGGTAGCTCAGGTTCTGTGTGAACACGGGAAACACAAGAGTGTTGTTAAGTTGATGGCAACGGGTGTTGAAAGCTGCAAGATTTACACCAATCTTGTGGAGTGTTACAGCAGAAACGGTGAGTTTGATGAGGTGTTTAATGTCATTCGTGAGATGGATGAAAAGAATCTGAAGCTGAGTTTCTCTTCTTACGGATGCGTGTTGGATGATGTCTGCAGATTGGGAGACGCTGAGTTGATCGATAAGGTTCTTGTTTTAATGGTGGAGAAAGATGATTCGATTGTGAATGATCAGATCATCGAAAGGCTCTGCGATATGGGGAAAACGTTTGCCTCTGAGATGCTTTTCCGTAGAGCTTGTGATGCTGGAACGGTGCGTGATCAGACATACGGTTGTGTGTTGAAAGCTCTGTCTAGAAATGGGAGAACAAAAGAAGCTGTTGATGTTTACCGTTTGATTTGTCGGAGAGGTGTTTCTTTACTTGATGAGAGTTGTTATAACGAGTTCGCAAATGCTCTTTGTATAGATCATGATGACTCAGAGGAAGAACATGAGTTGCTTGTAGATGTTATAAAGCGCGGTTTCGTCCCTTGTACACAAAAGTTATCAGAAGTTTTAGCAGCAATGTGTAGGAAAAGAAAATGGAACCAAGCAGAGAAGCTTCTTGATTCTGTCATGGAAATGGAAGTTTACTTCGACTCCTTTTCCTGCGGGTTGCTGATGGAGCGTTACTGCAGAACGGGGAAGCTGGAGAAAGCGATGGAACTACatgagaagataaagaagattaAAGGAAGCTTGGATGTGAATGCTTATAACGCGGTTCTTGATAGGCTTATGATGAGGCAAAGAACTATGGTGGAAGAAGCTGTTGGAGTGTTTGAGTACATGAAAGAGATGTATACAATGAACAGCAAGAGTTTTGCAATCATGATTCACGGGCTGTGTCGtgtgaaggagatgaagaaagcTATGAGGTATCATGATGAAATGTTGAAGTTGGGGTTGAAACCTGATTTAGCTTCTTATAAACGTCTTATCTTAGGTTTCAAATGA
- the LOC106440317 gene encoding dnaJ protein ERDJ2B produces the protein MVESEENGVLFPIFILTIIAIPLVPYTFVKLSRAFSKKQRSIHCQCLDCDRSGKYKRSLSQRVSSFTSCSNLTVVLLWFVMIFLIYYTKNISRESQLFEPFSILGLESGASDSQIKKAYRKLSIQYHPDKNPDPEATKYFVESIAKAYQALTDPLSRENFEKYGHPDGRQGYKLGIALPQFILDLNGESGGLLLLFTVGLCILLPLVVASIYLWRSSKYTGNYVKLQTRQAYYELMKPSLTTSKVMDVFIKAAEYTEIPVRKTDDESLKQLFASVKSELSLDPKKMKQDEAKFWKQDPAVIKAELLIHKQLTRESAVLSPALQSDFRRVLEFAPRLLEDLMKMAVIPHNEQGHGWLSPALGVIELSQCIVQAVPLSARKSSSEDTAPFLQLPHFNETIAKKIALQVGSFKEFQELSLEERSKVLKEVAGLSESDVADVEKVLEMIPSLKIEVTCKTAGEEGIQEGDVTTVQAWITLKRPNGLVGAVPHSPHFPFHKEESFWVILADSNNVWFFQKVSFMDEAEAISTASLAVSETMESLGASVEAKNKAVEEAVEKVKSGSRLVMGRLLAPAEGTYNLTCFCLSDAWIGCDQKTSLKVEVLKRTRDVEGEAAEEGMEDEDEEDELEEEDYESEYSEDEEDKKKGSKKKVNKKESSSEESGSDED, from the exons ATGGTAGAATCAGAAGAGAATGGCGTGTTATTTCCCATTTTCATTCTAACAATCATAGCAATTCCATTGGTGCCTTATACATTCGTGAAGCTAAGCCGCGCTTTTTCCAAGAAACAAAGGAGCATACATTGTCAGTGTCTTGACTGTGATCGTTCAGGGAAGTACAAGAGATCCCTTTCTCAAaga GTCTCTAGCTTTACTTCATGTAGCAACTTGACGGTTGTGCTTCTCTGGTTTGTAATGATCTTCTTGATCTATTACACTAAGAACATCAGCCGTGAG AGCCAACTCTTTGAACCGTTCAGTATACTTGGATTGGAATCTGGTGCGTCAGATTCACAAATCAAGAAAGCATATAGAAAGCTCTCTATCCAGTACCATCCTGATAAAAATCCAGATCCAG AGGCCACCAAATACTTTGTGGAGTCAATAGCTAAAGCGTACCAAGCTTTGACTGACCCGTTGTCTCGTGAAAACTTTGAGAAGTATGGTCATCCTGATGGCAGACAG GGTTATAAACTAGGAATTGCTCTCCCTCAGTTTATTCTAGACTTAAACGGAGAATCTGGTGGGCTACTGTTGCTGTTTACAGTTGGTTTATGTATTCTCTTGCCGCTAGTGGTCGCCTCCATCTACCTCTGGAGATCATCAAAGTATACTGGAAACTACGTCAAGCTTCAGACTCGTCAAGCGTATTATGAGTTAATGAAACCCTCTTTGACTACAAGCAAAGTCATGGACGTTTTCATCAAAGCAGCTGAGTACACAGAGATTCCAGTCCGTAAAACCGATGATGAATCTCTGAAGCAACTCTTTGCGTCTGTCAAGAGCGAGCTAAGTCTGGATCCTAAGAAAATGAAGCAAGATGAAGCTAAGTTTTGGAAACAGGACCCTGCAGTTATCAAG GCTGAGCTTTTGATACATAAACAGTTAACTCGTGAATCAGCTGTTTTGTCTCCAGCTCTGCAAAGTGATTTCAGGCGTGTGCTAGAGTTTGCACCTCGTCTACTTGAAGATTTAATGAAG ATGGCAGTTATACCCCACAATGAACAAGGGCATGGATGGTTAAGTCCTGCACTCGGAGTCATAGAGCTATCTCAATGCATTGTTCAG GCTGTTCCTCTTAGTGCGAGGAAGTCATCTTCAGAAGACACTGCTCCTTTCTTGCAACTCCCTCATTTCAATGAAACTATCGCCAAAAAGATAGCGTTGCAGGTTGGATCATTCAAAGAGTTTCAAGAACTAAGCTTAGAAGAACGTTCTAAAGTTCTTAAGGAGGTTGCTGGTTTGTCTGAAAGCGATGTTGCAGACGTGGAGAAGGTGTTGGAAATGATACCTTCTCTGAAAATAGAAGTCACTTGCAAAACAGCAGGGGAAGAAGGTATTCAAGAAGGCGACGTGACGACGGTTCAAGCTTGGATCACTCTGAAACGTCCCAATGGACTCGTAGGAGCTGTTCCTCACTCGCCTCACTTCCCTTTCCACAAGGAGGAGAGCTTTTGGGTTATTCTTGCGGATTCAAACAACGTCTGGTTCTTTCAGAAGGTTAGTTTCATGGATGAAGCTGAAGCTATAAGCACTGCTTCGCTTGCTGTTAGTGAGACGATGGAGAGTTTAGGAGCAAGCGTTGAGGCAAAGAATAAAGCAGTTGAAGAAGCTGTTGAGAAGGTTAAAAGCGGGTCTAGATTGGTGATGGGGAGACTCTTGGCACCTGCAGAAGGTACTTATAACTTGACTTGCTTCTGCCTGAGCGATGCTTGGATTGGTTGTGACCAGAAGACATCACTGAAAGTGGAGGTTCTGAAAAGAACACGTGATGTGGAGGGTGAGGCTGCAGAAGAAGGTATGGAggatgaggatgaagaagatgagcTTGAAGAGGAGGATTATGAAAGTGAATACAGTGAGGACGAGGAAGACAAGAAGAAGGGTTCAAAGAAGAAAGTAAACAAGAAGGAATCGAGTTCTGAAGAGTCTGGATCAGATGAAGATTGA
- the LOC106440349 gene encoding ADP-ribosylation factor GTPase-activating protein AGD12-like, producing the protein MSYSASGHGNNSSGKRRIRDLLTQSDNRICADCGAPDPNWASANIGVFICLKCCGVHRSLGTHISKVLSVTLDEWSDDEVDSMIEIGGNASANSIYEAFIPDGVSKPGPDASHDQRMRFIRSKYEHQEYLKPSLRITSVKGPNSSSSQQPHLEGMVEFIGLLKVTLKKGTNLAVRDMRTSDAYVVLTLGQQTAQSTVMKSNLNPVWNEELMLYVPHDYGSVKLQVFDYDTFSADDIMGEAGIDIQPLITSVMAFGDPEMFGDMQIGKWLKSCDNALIEDSIINIVDGKVKQEVHIQLQNVESGELELELEWLPLDQ; encoded by the exons ATGAGTTATTCTGCATCCGGACATGGGAATAATAGCTCAG GTAAGAGGAGAATAAGAGATCTTTTAACTCAGTCTGATAACCGAATCTGCGCTGATTGTGGCGCTCCAGATCCTAACTGGGC GTCAGCTAATATCGGAGTGTTCATATGCTTAAAATGTTGTGGTGTGCACAGAAGCCTTGGCACTCATATCTCAAAG GTCTTGTCTGTGACATTGGATGAATGGTCAGATGATGAAGTGGATTCAATGATTGAAATTGGAGGAAATGCCTCTGCCAATTCAATATACGAGGCATTTATACCTGATGGTGTCTCTAAGCCTGGACCTGATGCGAGCCATGACCAACGTATGCGGTTTATCAG GTCAAAATATGAGCACCAAGAGTATCTTAAACCAAGCTTGAGGATCACATCCGTGAAGGGTCcaaattcatcatcatcacaacaGCCG CATCTTGAAGGCATGGTTGAGTTCATTGGATTGTTGAAGGTGACTCTTAAAAAAGGAACCAATCTAGCTGTCCGAGATATGAGGACAAGCGATGCTTATGTTGTCTTGACTCTCGGACAACAG ACTGCACAATCTACTGTAATGAAGAGCAACTTAAACCCGGTCTGGAACGAGGAACTCATGCTATATGTCCCTCATGACTATGGCTCAGTGAAATTG cAAGTGTTTGATTATGACACATTTTCTGCTGATGACATAATGGGAGAAGCTGGGATTGATATCCAACCTCTGATTACATCTGTAATGGCTTTTGGAGACCCTGAAATGTTTGGAGATATGCAGATTGGTAAATGGCTTAAATCGTGCGACAATGCTCTTATAGAGGACAGCATCATCAACATTGTAGATGGGAAAGTGAAACAAGAGGTTCACATCCAGCTTCAGAATGTTGAGTCTGGTGAATTAGAACTAGAACTTGAGTGGCTGCCTCTTGaccaataa